One Streptosporangium sp. NBC_01495 DNA window includes the following coding sequences:
- a CDS encoding NAD(P)-binding domain-containing protein has translation MTATSPHRYLIIGAGPAGLQLSYFLQRAGADYLTLERDAAPASFFRHYPRHRRLISLNKVHTAQDDPEIKLRWDWNSLLNDSPDLLFPRYSKEYFPRADDLVDYLADFQREHKLNVRFSTPVDLIEKIDGLFAVHAAGQVFHAECVIVATGWGGPNIPDIPGIELATGYEDMPTGGEEFADKRVLIIGKGNSAFETAQALLPYAAVIHLASPHPVRLTWASKHPGDVRGQYGALLDSYWFKTLHGVLECDIDRIWREGGTFKAAITYTLAEGEQALLEYDAVLRCTGFRMDTGPFADSCRPELAPNGRIPALGPDWQSVNVDGLYFAGTLMQGRDFKRASSAFIDGFRYNLRTMSRLLAERYERAPLNHQELPADPGKLAGTMLDRVNHSSALWTQFEYLCDAYVVDPATGQVRHYEDLPEDYAVERFAGEAQVFTVTLRWGRRDYGDVFAIQRHPTPDRAEESAFLHPVIRHWRRGDMVAERHLLEDLLAEWRHPVRHVQPLCAFLEDELGARDGTSADAS, from the coding sequence ATGACAGCGACCTCCCCCCATCGTTACCTGATCATCGGCGCGGGACCGGCAGGGTTGCAGCTCAGCTACTTCCTGCAGCGGGCCGGGGCCGACTATCTCACGCTGGAGCGTGACGCCGCCCCCGCGTCCTTCTTCCGCCACTATCCGCGGCACCGCCGCCTGATCTCGCTGAACAAGGTGCACACCGCCCAGGACGATCCCGAGATCAAGCTGCGCTGGGACTGGAACTCCCTGCTCAACGACTCGCCCGACCTGCTGTTCCCCCGCTACTCGAAGGAGTACTTCCCGCGCGCGGACGACCTGGTCGACTACCTCGCCGACTTCCAGCGCGAGCACAAGCTCAACGTGCGTTTCTCCACCCCGGTGGACCTGATCGAGAAGATCGACGGCCTGTTCGCCGTGCACGCCGCCGGCCAGGTGTTCCACGCGGAGTGCGTCATCGTGGCGACCGGCTGGGGCGGCCCGAACATCCCCGACATCCCGGGCATCGAGCTCGCCACCGGGTACGAGGACATGCCGACGGGCGGGGAGGAGTTCGCCGACAAGCGGGTGCTGATCATCGGCAAGGGCAACTCGGCGTTCGAGACCGCCCAGGCCCTGCTCCCGTACGCCGCCGTCATCCATCTCGCCAGCCCGCATCCCGTACGGCTGACCTGGGCGAGCAAGCATCCCGGAGACGTGCGCGGCCAGTACGGCGCGCTGCTCGACAGCTACTGGTTCAAGACGCTCCACGGTGTGCTCGAATGCGACATCGACCGGATCTGGCGCGAGGGCGGCACGTTCAAGGCCGCCATCACCTACACCCTGGCCGAGGGCGAGCAGGCGTTGCTGGAGTACGACGCGGTGCTGCGGTGCACCGGCTTCCGGATGGACACCGGTCCCTTCGCCGACTCGTGCCGGCCCGAGCTCGCTCCGAACGGGCGGATCCCGGCGCTCGGCCCCGACTGGCAGTCGGTCAACGTCGACGGGCTCTACTTCGCGGGCACACTGATGCAGGGGCGCGACTTCAAACGCGCGTCGTCCGCGTTCATCGACGGCTTCCGGTACAACCTGCGCACCATGTCGAGGCTGCTCGCCGAGCGTTACGAGCGGGCACCGCTCAACCACCAGGAGCTCCCGGCCGACCCCGGCAAGCTGGCCGGCACGATGCTCGACCGGGTCAACCACAGCTCGGCGCTGTGGACCCAGTTCGAGTACCTGTGCGACGCGTACGTGGTCGACCCGGCCACCGGGCAGGTCCGGCACTACGAGGACCTGCCCGAGGACTACGCGGTCGAGCGGTTCGCCGGCGAGGCCCAGGTCTTCACCGTCACCCTGCGGTGGGGCCGCCGGGACTACGGCGACGTCTTCGCCATCCAGCGCCACCCCACCCCGGACCGGGCCGAGGAGAGCGCCTTCCTGCATCCGGTCATCCGCCACTGGCGCCGC
- a CDS encoding carboxymuconolactone decarboxylase family protein, which yields MAFISLNSDEPGVRSLFRYRPETAGPLNELVEVLLCGESSMSRGERELIAAYVSSLNECRFCFSTHAAIAAAHLDEGMPLVEQACANPSAAPVSGKLRALMEIAGAVQRSGKAVTERHVDAARALGATDMEIHDTVLIAAAFCMFNRYVDGLATYAPDDPAVYAERARRSDGYVAGLAELQRQA from the coding sequence ATGGCTTTTATCTCCCTGAACTCCGACGAACCAGGAGTTCGCAGTCTCTTTCGCTACCGTCCGGAGACCGCCGGCCCGTTGAACGAGCTGGTGGAGGTACTGCTGTGCGGGGAGAGCTCCATGTCCCGTGGTGAACGGGAGCTGATCGCGGCCTACGTGTCGTCGCTGAACGAATGCCGGTTCTGTTTCTCCACGCACGCGGCGATCGCCGCCGCCCATCTCGACGAGGGCATGCCGCTGGTGGAGCAGGCATGCGCCAACCCGAGCGCGGCGCCGGTCTCCGGGAAGCTCCGGGCGCTGATGGAGATCGCGGGCGCGGTGCAGCGGAGCGGGAAGGCGGTCACCGAACGGCACGTCGACGCCGCCCGAGCCCTGGGGGCCACCGACATGGAGATCCACGACACCGTGCTGATCGCCGCCGCCTTCTGCATGTTCAACCGGTACGTGGACGGCCTGGCCACCTACGCCCCGGACGACCCCGCCGTCTACGCCGAGCGGGCGAGGCGGTCCGACGGTTATGTGGCGGGGCTGGCCGAACTGCAGCGCCAGGCCTGA
- a CDS encoding carboxymuconolactone decarboxylase family protein yields MAHITLGNDLPGISGLFHYRPQTARPMSELAEVLLRGDNSLSRGERELIAAYVSSRNACRFCFSSHAAFAEAQLPEGTAPVEEICADPAAASISDKMKALLDIAGAVQQGGKAVTDGQVAAARAVGASDVEIHDAILIAAAFCMFNRYVDGLAAFTPDDPAAYKVMADRIVENGYLRALPEARG; encoded by the coding sequence ATGGCGCACATCACGCTGGGCAACGACCTGCCGGGCATCTCCGGCCTGTTCCACTACCGGCCGCAGACCGCGCGGCCGATGAGTGAGCTGGCCGAGGTGCTCCTACGCGGTGACAACTCGCTGTCCCGAGGCGAGCGGGAGCTGATCGCGGCCTACGTGTCCTCGCGGAACGCCTGCCGGTTCTGCTTCTCCTCGCACGCCGCGTTCGCCGAGGCGCAGTTGCCGGAGGGCACCGCCCCGGTCGAGGAGATCTGCGCCGATCCGGCGGCCGCCTCCATCTCCGACAAGATGAAGGCGCTGCTGGACATCGCGGGGGCCGTACAGCAGGGCGGGAAGGCGGTCACCGACGGGCAGGTGGCCGCGGCCAGGGCGGTGGGGGCCTCCGACGTGGAGATCCACGACGCGATCCTGATCGCGGCCGCCTTCTGCATGTTCAACCGGTACGTGGACGGCCTGGCCGCGTTCACCCCGGACGACCCCGCCGCCTACAAGGTCATGGCCGACCGCATCGTCGAGAACGGCTATCTGCGGGCGCTCCCCGAGGCGCGAGGCTGA
- a CDS encoding Cmx/CmrA family chloramphenicol efflux MFS transporter: MPLPLYLLAVAVFAMGTSEFMLSGLVPDIATGLDVSVGSAGLLTSAFAVGMVLGAPLMAVLARRWPTRASLLGFVLVFAVAHVAGALTSSFPVLLSTRVIAALANAGFLAVALSTATTLVTAAQKGRALAVLLSGTTVATIAGVPGGALLGTLLDWRATFWAIALLCLPAAFGIVKSIPDHAEEAIQDAPAGPSLRTEIAQLAMPRLVLVMLLGALVNAATFATFTFLAPIVTDTAGLDELWVSVVLVLFGAGSFVGVTLAGRLSDQRPGIVIGIGSPMLLLGWVTLATVAARPVALLILVFIQGALSFAVGSTLIARVLYESAGAPTMGGSYATAALNIGAAGGPAIAAATLGAGAGDLGPIWVSTLLVTLAVLTALPLRRVIAPQVGQAIR; this comes from the coding sequence ATGCCTCTCCCGCTCTACCTGCTCGCCGTGGCGGTCTTCGCCATGGGCACCTCGGAGTTCATGCTCTCCGGCCTGGTGCCGGACATCGCCACCGGCCTGGATGTGTCGGTCGGAAGTGCCGGGCTTCTGACCTCGGCGTTCGCGGTCGGAATGGTCCTCGGGGCGCCGCTGATGGCGGTGCTCGCACGCCGGTGGCCTACCCGGGCCAGTCTGCTGGGCTTCGTGCTGGTGTTCGCCGTCGCCCATGTCGCGGGTGCCCTCACGTCGAGCTTCCCGGTTCTTCTGTCCACCCGTGTGATCGCCGCCCTGGCCAACGCGGGCTTTCTGGCAGTCGCGCTGAGTACGGCGACCACGCTCGTCACAGCCGCCCAGAAGGGACGCGCGCTGGCGGTACTGCTCTCCGGCACGACGGTGGCCACCATCGCCGGGGTTCCGGGCGGCGCGCTGCTCGGAACGCTGCTCGACTGGCGGGCAACCTTCTGGGCGATCGCACTGCTCTGCCTTCCCGCCGCCTTCGGCATCGTGAAAAGCATCCCGGACCATGCCGAAGAAGCCATACAGGACGCTCCGGCCGGCCCCTCCCTACGGACCGAGATCGCCCAGCTCGCGATGCCCAGGCTGGTCCTGGTCATGCTGCTGGGTGCCCTGGTCAACGCCGCCACATTCGCCACGTTCACCTTCCTGGCGCCGATCGTGACCGACACCGCGGGCCTGGACGAGCTCTGGGTCTCGGTGGTGCTGGTGCTCTTCGGCGCGGGGTCCTTCGTCGGTGTCACTCTCGCGGGTCGGCTCTCGGATCAGCGCCCCGGCATCGTGATCGGAATCGGCAGCCCGATGTTGTTGCTCGGCTGGGTCACGTTGGCGACCGTCGCCGCCCGGCCGGTGGCGCTTCTGATCCTCGTGTTCATACAGGGCGCGCTGTCCTTCGCCGTGGGCAGCACCTTGATCGCCAGGGTGCTCTACGAGTCGGCGGGCGCCCCCACCATGGGCGGGTCATACGCGACCGCGGCACTCAACATCGGCGCGGCGGGTGGCCCTGCCATCGCGGCGGCGACCCTCGGAGCCGGTGCTGGTGATCTTGGCCCGATATGGGTCAGCACCCTCCTTGTCACGCTCGCGGTGCTCACCGCGCTACCTCTGCGTCGAGTGATCGCACCCCAGGTCGGCCAGGCGATCCGATGA
- a CDS encoding C40 family peptidase, with protein MLLGTFLLLSASAWIPTRPVTPNRITAIAYAIEAGQHQPGWRGGEIPYSWGGGHDEDPGPSLGTCQGYRGSIRPCPVTRTLGLDCSGLARWVYHLAYGRDVLGPGNTDDHVKRLKRIPSAAARPGDLVFYGKVGKRKVRTHHVGIYVGQGKMINARRTGTEVRVDRVAAVDDLAGYFRYARAL; from the coding sequence GTGCTCCTGGGAACGTTCCTGCTGCTGAGCGCCTCCGCCTGGATACCGACCCGGCCCGTCACCCCCAACCGGATCACCGCCATCGCGTACGCGATCGAGGCCGGGCAGCACCAGCCCGGCTGGCGGGGCGGGGAGATCCCCTACTCCTGGGGCGGCGGCCACGACGAGGACCCGGGCCCCTCCCTCGGTACCTGCCAGGGCTACCGGGGATCGATCCGGCCCTGCCCCGTCACCAGGACCCTCGGCCTCGACTGCTCCGGTCTCGCCCGCTGGGTCTACCACCTCGCCTACGGGCGCGACGTGCTGGGACCGGGCAACACCGACGACCACGTCAAGCGGCTCAAAAGGATCCCCTCCGCGGCGGCGAGGCCGGGGGATCTCGTTTTCTACGGCAAGGTCGGCAAGCGTAAAGTCAGGACCCACCACGTCGGCATCTATGTCGGCCAGGGCAAGATGATCAATGCACGGAGGACCGGGACCGAGGTGCGAGTCGATCGCGTCGCGGCCGTCGACGACCTCGCCGGCTACTTCCGCTACGCGAGGGCCCTCTGA
- a CDS encoding LLM class flavin-dependent oxidoreductase has product MRLGVMFDRDLPPESLVPFCRHLDAAEVDDVWVVEDLGWTGAVSSAATALAVTERLRVGIGITPAPLRNPALLAMELGNLARLHPGRLAAGIGHGVQDWMRQVGALAPSPLALLEETITAVRGLLRGETVTLQGRAVRLDGVSLVHPPAVVPPVLAGVVRPRSLELSGRVAQGTILPEGVGPRQIEEALKLTGEGDHEMVVFVHLYLGGDAAVVTGLAEDTAGFLKVSPEEVVMATGSPEEAADQIRSLWEAGARTVVVRPYGPDPLPQVDLLLGQLR; this is encoded by the coding sequence ATGCGCCTGGGCGTCATGTTCGACCGTGACCTTCCCCCCGAGTCCCTCGTCCCCTTCTGCCGCCATCTGGACGCGGCCGAGGTGGACGACGTCTGGGTGGTGGAGGATCTCGGCTGGACCGGGGCCGTCTCGTCGGCGGCCACCGCGCTCGCCGTCACCGAGCGCCTCCGGGTAGGCATCGGGATCACCCCGGCGCCGCTGCGCAACCCGGCCCTGCTCGCCATGGAGCTGGGCAACCTGGCCAGGCTGCACCCGGGCAGGCTCGCGGCCGGCATCGGGCACGGCGTCCAGGACTGGATGCGCCAGGTGGGCGCCCTCGCGCCCTCGCCGCTGGCGCTGCTGGAGGAGACGATCACGGCGGTACGGGGGCTGCTGCGCGGTGAGACGGTCACCCTCCAGGGCAGGGCCGTACGGCTCGACGGGGTGAGCCTGGTGCATCCCCCCGCCGTCGTGCCGCCGGTGCTGGCCGGGGTGGTACGGCCCCGCTCGCTGGAGCTGTCGGGACGGGTGGCGCAGGGCACGATCCTGCCCGAGGGGGTCGGCCCCCGGCAGATCGAGGAGGCCCTGAAGCTGACCGGCGAGGGTGATCACGAGATGGTGGTCTTCGTCCACCTCTACCTCGGCGGCGACGCCGCGGTGGTCACCGGCCTGGCCGAGGACACCGCCGGGTTCCTGAAGGTCTCCCCGGAGGAGGTCGTGATGGCGACGGGCTCTCCCGAGGAGGCCGCCGACCAGATCAGGTCGCTGTGGGAGGCGGGTGCCCGTACGGTCGTGGTCCGCCCGTACGGACCGGACCCGCTGCCCCAGGTGGACCTGCTCCTGGGGCAGCTCCGCTAG
- a CDS encoding bifunctional [glutamine synthetase] adenylyltransferase/[glutamine synthetase]-adenylyl-L-tyrosine phosphorylase, whose product MQTTAGRLARLGFADGARAERLLDELGPEAVGDIDLLASLVAAADPDLALTSLNRLAEQDPSVLGALRSDPGLRERLLGVFGVSAALGDHVVRHPDHWRMLGGALAVDRPAEEELRSELLLAVGAEPDDPEPRAADASTATLSALRAAYRGRLLHLAARDVTGVVSLSGVTAELSDLAGAALEAGLAIARSEHPEAGAVRLAVIGMGKCGARELNYISDVDVIFVAEPREGPDGSPDEHEAIKLATRLAQGMMRACSTSTPEGALWEVDAALRPEGKAGPLVRTLASHLAYYRRWAKTWEFQALLKARPVAGDAELGQQYVAALNEMVWQAATRDKFVEDVQAMRRRVEAHVRSGDADRQLKLGPGGLRDIEFAVQLLQLVHGRLDPLLRRRATLPALGALSRGGYVGRDDAKALAEAYTFLRQVEHLIQLHRLRRTHVVPEGNADLRRLGRSLGMTADPVGEFTTRWRRHAMEARRLHEKLFYRPLLQAVARLPESEDRLSTAAAKARLEALGYADPSGALRHISALTTGVSRRAAIQRTLLPVMLGWFADAPDPDAGLLGFRQVSDKLGSTPWYLRLLRDETAVASRLARMLGTSRYVTGLLMNAPESVAMLGSDTELAPRPVEALLSEARTVVARHPGDAEGAVAAVRALRRRELLRTAVADLSGIIGIEEVGQTLSDLNDVTIQAALDAAIDKVEMERRTPLGTRFAVIAMGRLGGVESSYGSDADVMFVHSPLEDVPDREATETAFEVANELRRLLALPAPDPPLLIDPGLRPEGKAGPLVRTLASYAAYYERWSSPWESQALLRARFSAGDAELGVGLLHLADPLRYPEGGISDAAVLEIRKLKARMEAERLPRGADPALHTKLGPGGLSDVEWVAQLIQLRHAGLRPSLRTTRTLEALSAAVAEGLLSEADEAVLAEAWRFASRIRDAIVAVRGRASDTIPVDARERTLIAQALGYPPDGASDFVDDYRRATRRARRVVERVFYED is encoded by the coding sequence ATGCAGACGACAGCCGGACGCCTGGCGAGGCTCGGCTTCGCCGACGGCGCCAGGGCCGAGCGACTGCTCGACGAGCTGGGGCCGGAGGCCGTCGGTGACATCGACCTGCTGGCCTCGCTGGTCGCCGCGGCCGATCCCGACCTGGCGCTCACCTCGCTGAACCGGCTGGCCGAGCAGGACCCCAGCGTTCTTGGAGCGCTCCGGTCCGACCCCGGCCTGCGCGAGCGGCTGCTCGGCGTCTTCGGCGTCAGCGCCGCGCTCGGCGATCACGTCGTCAGGCACCCGGACCACTGGCGCATGCTCGGCGGGGCGTTGGCCGTGGACCGCCCGGCCGAGGAGGAACTCCGTTCGGAGCTGCTGCTCGCGGTCGGCGCCGAGCCGGACGACCCCGAGCCGAGGGCGGCCGACGCCTCCACCGCCACCCTGTCGGCGCTGCGCGCCGCCTACCGGGGGCGCCTGCTCCACCTCGCCGCGCGCGACGTCACCGGGGTCGTCTCGCTGTCCGGGGTGACCGCCGAGCTGTCCGACCTGGCCGGAGCCGCGCTGGAGGCGGGGCTCGCCATCGCCAGGTCCGAGCACCCGGAGGCGGGGGCGGTACGGCTGGCCGTCATCGGCATGGGCAAGTGCGGGGCACGCGAGCTCAACTACATCAGCGACGTCGACGTCATCTTCGTGGCCGAGCCGCGCGAGGGACCCGACGGCTCCCCCGACGAGCACGAGGCCATCAAGCTCGCCACCCGGCTGGCCCAGGGCATGATGCGCGCCTGCTCGACCAGCACCCCGGAGGGTGCGCTGTGGGAGGTCGACGCGGCGCTGCGCCCCGAGGGCAAGGCCGGGCCGCTGGTCCGCACCCTCGCCAGCCACCTCGCCTACTACCGGCGCTGGGCCAAGACCTGGGAGTTCCAGGCCCTGCTGAAGGCCAGGCCGGTCGCGGGCGACGCCGAGCTCGGCCAGCAGTACGTCGCCGCGCTGAACGAGATGGTCTGGCAGGCCGCCACCCGCGACAAGTTCGTCGAGGACGTCCAGGCCATGCGCCGCCGGGTGGAGGCCCACGTCCGCAGCGGCGACGCCGACCGCCAGCTGAAGCTCGGGCCCGGCGGGCTGCGCGACATCGAGTTCGCGGTGCAGCTGCTCCAGCTCGTCCACGGCCGCCTCGACCCGCTGCTGCGCCGCCGCGCCACGCTCCCCGCGCTCGGCGCCCTCTCCCGCGGCGGCTACGTGGGCAGGGACGACGCCAAGGCCCTCGCCGAGGCGTACACCTTCCTGCGCCAGGTCGAGCACCTGATCCAGCTGCACCGCCTCCGCCGCACGCACGTGGTGCCCGAGGGGAACGCCGACCTGCGCCGTCTCGGCCGGAGCCTGGGCATGACCGCCGACCCGGTGGGGGAGTTCACCACCCGGTGGCGGCGGCACGCAATGGAGGCCAGGCGCCTGCACGAGAAGCTGTTCTACCGGCCGCTGCTGCAGGCCGTGGCCCGGCTGCCCGAGTCGGAGGACCGGCTCTCCACGGCCGCGGCCAAGGCCCGCCTGGAGGCGCTCGGCTACGCCGACCCGAGCGGGGCGCTGCGCCACATCAGCGCGCTGACCACGGGGGTCTCCCGCCGCGCCGCGATCCAGCGGACCCTGCTGCCGGTCATGCTCGGCTGGTTCGCCGACGCCCCCGACCCCGACGCCGGCCTGCTCGGCTTCCGCCAGGTCTCCGACAAGCTCGGCTCCACCCCCTGGTACCTGCGGCTGCTCCGCGACGAGACCGCCGTGGCGTCGCGCCTGGCCAGGATGCTCGGTACCAGCCGCTATGTGACGGGACTGCTGATGAACGCCCCCGAATCGGTCGCGATGCTCGGCTCGGACACGGAACTGGCCCCCAGGCCCGTCGAGGCGCTGCTGTCCGAGGCGCGGACCGTGGTCGCCCGCCATCCCGGGGACGCCGAGGGCGCGGTGGCCGCGGTCCGGGCGCTGCGCCGCAGGGAACTGCTCCGCACGGCCGTCGCCGACCTCTCCGGCATCATCGGCATCGAGGAGGTCGGCCAGACGCTGTCCGATCTCAACGACGTGACGATCCAGGCCGCGCTCGACGCGGCCATCGACAAGGTCGAGATGGAGCGCCGCACCCCGCTGGGCACGAGGTTCGCGGTGATCGCGATGGGCCGCCTGGGCGGGGTCGAGTCCTCGTACGGCAGCGACGCCGACGTGATGTTCGTGCACTCGCCGCTGGAGGACGTGCCGGATCGCGAGGCCACCGAGACGGCGTTCGAGGTGGCCAACGAGCTGCGCCGTCTGCTGGCCCTGCCCGCCCCCGACCCGCCGCTGCTCATCGACCCCGGCCTGCGTCCCGAGGGCAAGGCGGGGCCGCTGGTCCGCACCCTGGCCTCCTACGCCGCCTACTACGAGCGGTGGTCCTCGCCGTGGGAGTCGCAGGCGCTGTTGCGCGCCCGCTTCTCCGCGGGGGACGCCGAGCTCGGCGTCGGGCTGCTGCACCTGGCCGACCCGCTGCGCTACCCGGAGGGGGGCATCTCCGACGCGGCCGTGCTGGAGATCCGCAAGCTCAAGGCGAGGATGGAGGCCGAACGCCTCCCGCGCGGGGCCGATCCCGCCCTGCACACCAAGCTCGGCCCCGGCGGGCTGTCCGACGTGGAGTGGGTGGCCCAGCTGATCCAGCTCCGCCACGCGGGGCTGCGGCCCTCGCTGCGTACCACCCGCACCCTGGAGGCGCTGAGCGCGGCGGTCGCGGAGGGCCTGCTCTCCGAGGCCGACGAGGCCGTGCTCGCCGAGGCCTGGCGGTTCGCCTCGCGCATCCGCGACGCCATCGTCGCGGTGCGGGGCCGCGCCTCCGACACGATCCCGGTGGACGCCCGCGAGCGCACGCTCATCGCCCAGGCCCTCGGCTACCCGCCCGACGGCGCGTCGGACTTCGTGGACGACTACCGCCGCGCCACCCGCCGCGCCCGCCGGGTCGTGGAGCGCGTCTTCTACGAGGACTGA